From a single Ignavibacteria bacterium genomic region:
- a CDS encoding aminopeptidase P family protein: MKDIILEKQLQAIDILKEKNIDMWLTFVRESASIHDPVLDTIAGVNVTWQSAFILTKQGHRKAILGSLDIQNLKDMGTFEDITGYVKSIREPLLEFVKSVDPQKIAINFSKSMNLADGLTLGLYHVLLDHFAGTPYGERLVSSEDIVSSLRGRKSEKELKIMKEAVRITLEIFDETGKFITKGRTEKEIAAFMTSRANDRGYQVAWEADSCPAVFTGPDTAGAHAGPTDRKVEGGHLINIDFGINYNGYCSDLQRTWYILRDGETDAPDEVKRGFDVLKTSITKASETLKPGVTGVEVDAAARGHITKNGYDEYPHGLGHQVGRVAHDAGPGLFPAWEKYGNLPFIPLEKNQVFTIEPRLYVENHGIVTIEEEVVVTDTGIDWLSERQQELYLLK; the protein is encoded by the coding sequence ATGAAAGACATAATTTTAGAAAAACAGCTTCAGGCGATTGATATCCTGAAAGAAAAAAACATCGACATGTGGCTGACCTTTGTTCGCGAGAGCGCCTCAATTCATGATCCTGTGCTCGATACCATTGCGGGAGTGAATGTTACCTGGCAGTCGGCGTTTATCCTGACCAAACAGGGGCACAGAAAAGCCATCCTCGGCTCACTCGATATTCAAAACCTCAAAGATATGGGGACATTTGAAGATATTACGGGATATGTTAAATCGATCAGAGAACCGCTTCTCGAGTTTGTGAAATCGGTTGATCCACAGAAAATAGCGATCAATTTTTCGAAAAGCATGAACCTTGCCGACGGACTCACTCTCGGTCTGTATCATGTCCTTCTCGACCATTTTGCAGGAACACCGTATGGAGAAAGACTTGTATCCTCTGAAGATATAGTGTCCTCACTTAGAGGAAGAAAATCTGAAAAAGAATTGAAGATCATGAAAGAGGCTGTAAGAATTACCCTTGAAATTTTTGATGAGACAGGAAAATTCATAACCAAAGGAAGAACCGAAAAGGAAATTGCAGCTTTCATGACCTCGAGAGCCAATGACAGAGGTTATCAGGTTGCATGGGAAGCTGACAGTTGTCCCGCAGTCTTTACGGGTCCCGACACAGCCGGTGCACACGCAGGACCAACAGACCGTAAAGTCGAAGGCGGACACCTTATCAACATCGACTTTGGGATCAACTACAACGGCTACTGCTCCGATCTCCAACGCACATGGTACATCCTCCGCGATGGCGAAACAGATGCTCCTGATGAAGTAAAACGCGGATTTGATGTCCTCAAAACATCAATAACCAAAGCCTCCGAAACCCTTAAACCGGGAGTCACCGGAGTTGAAGTGGACGCCGCTGCCCGTGGACATATCACCAAAAACGGATATGATGAATACCCTCACGGACTCGGCCACCAGGTCGGCAGAGTTGCCCATGATGCAGGTCCGGGCCTCTTCCCAGCATGGGAAAAATACGGAAACCTTCCCTTCATCCCTCTCGAGAAAAATCAGGTTTTCACCATAGAACCCCGCCTCTATGTGGAAAATCACGGAATCGTAACCATTGAGGAAGAAGTGGTCGTCACCGATACCGGCATCGACTGGCTAAGCGAAAGGCAACAAGAGTTATACCTCCTTAAGTGA